A stretch of the Poseidonibacter parvus genome encodes the following:
- a CDS encoding cache domain-containing protein yields the protein MELQRERLILFLIRFLPLTLIIILSILLTYFMSINHYDNLQDDRKSIQEKYIEENRIIVESNINSINEYIKKELSLSKNELKKTIQTQVYNAHDIMSSIYKTYKNTKTKNEIKDLIKSALKDIRFNQNRGYFFIYELDGTNIFHPIQSQREGKNFFNAQDINGTYIVQESIDIAKSQNKEGFQNWYFNKVKNDIKEYEKIGFIKKFEPYDWFVGTGEYVEDFISITKDKILTHISILNYHNDSAAFVIDYDENVLVSYNTKYSKSKEYKSKKIDDLNEFITSNKDDNFINKKQKDGNIEYTYLKKVDTLNFLIGLSFDLESAKVSIDKRIQNLENKFAENLKTIFISSLIITILLLIISHFISRYFEGLFNNYKETLSRQNKILNKAQAQAKIGSWEQSNNNDSLVWSNEVYHIFEVSLDHDLSFDDFLSIVHPDDREELQSKFQNSVQNKEEYYFEHRLLFNDGRIKYVIERAEHSYDHNNIHIGTLGTVQDITIRKETLLSIQEQEKIIYNQSKMAAMGEMLGNIAHQWRQPLSTITTCATGSKLQKELDSLSDEQLYSSLDTINSSAQYLSHTIEDFRSFFNPTNNKIAEFKILNTIDKTLTLLTAQFKANEIMVIKDIEDIETISIENELIQVLINIFNNSRDALLNTSEQKRYVFINVSTDENNVVIKIKDNAKGIPLDIIDRVFEPYFTTKHKSKGTGIGLYMSEEIVRAHLNGSIEVKNETFEYEGIEYTGAEFTIKLANLSKDI from the coding sequence TTGGAACTTCAAAGAGAACGATTAATATTATTCTTAATTAGGTTTTTACCTTTAACATTAATTATAATATTGTCAATACTGCTAACATATTTTATGTCAATAAATCATTATGACAACCTACAAGATGATAGAAAATCTATACAAGAAAAATATATTGAAGAAAATAGAATAATTGTTGAATCAAATATTAATTCTATAAATGAATATATTAAAAAAGAACTTTCATTATCGAAAAATGAATTAAAAAAAACTATTCAAACTCAAGTATACAATGCTCATGATATTATGAGTTCTATTTATAAAACATATAAAAATACAAAAACAAAAAATGAAATAAAAGATTTAATTAAAAGTGCTTTAAAAGACATACGTTTTAATCAAAATAGGGGATATTTCTTTATATATGAATTAGATGGAACTAATATTTTTCATCCAATACAATCACAAAGAGAAGGAAAAAATTTCTTTAATGCACAAGATATAAATGGCACATATATAGTACAAGAATCTATTGATATTGCAAAAAGTCAAAATAAAGAAGGTTTTCAAAATTGGTATTTTAATAAAGTAAAAAATGATATTAAAGAATATGAAAAAATTGGTTTTATAAAAAAGTTTGAGCCATATGATTGGTTTGTTGGAACTGGTGAGTATGTAGAAGATTTTATTAGTATAACAAAAGATAAAATATTAACACATATTAGTATTTTAAATTATCATAATGATTCTGCAGCTTTTGTTATAGATTATGATGAAAATGTACTAGTAAGCTATAATACTAAATATAGTAAATCTAAAGAATATAAATCAAAGAAAATAGATGATTTAAATGAATTTATAACATCAAATAAAGATGATAATTTTATAAATAAAAAACAAAAAGATGGAAATATAGAATACACTTATTTAAAAAAGGTTGATACTCTAAATTTTCTTATAGGATTGTCTTTTGATTTAGAAAGTGCAAAAGTATCTATTGATAAAAGAATTCAAAATTTAGAAAATAAATTTGCCGAAAATCTCAAAACAATATTTATTAGTTCTCTGATTATTACAATTTTACTACTTATTATTTCACATTTTATTTCAAGATATTTTGAAGGTTTATTTAATAATTATAAAGAAACATTAAGTAGACAAAATAAGATTCTAAATAAAGCACAAGCACAAGCAAAAATTGGAAGTTGGGAACAAAGCAATAACAATGATAGTTTAGTTTGGTCAAATGAAGTTTATCATATCTTTGAAGTTAGTTTGGATCATGATTTATCATTTGATGATTTTCTTAGCATCGTTCATCCAGATGATAGAGAAGAATTACAATCTAAATTTCAAAATAGTGTTCAAAATAAAGAAGAGTACTATTTTGAGCATAGGCTACTTTTTAATGATGGACGAATTAAATATGTAATAGAAAGAGCAGAACACTCTTATGATCATAATAACATACATATTGGAACACTTGGAACGGTTCAAGATATTACAATTAGAAAAGAAACATTATTATCAATTCAAGAGCAAGAAAAGATTATTTATAATCAAAGTAAAATGGCTGCAATGGGTGAAATGCTTGGAAATATTGCGCATCAATGGAGACAACCTTTATCAACAATAACTACGTGTGCAACAGGAAGTAAATTGCAAAAAGAATTGGATTCTTTAAGTGATGAACAATTGTACTCTTCTTTAGATACTATTAACTCTTCAGCGCAATACTTGTCTCATACTATTGAAGACTTCAGAAGTTTCTTTAATCCTACTAATAATAAAATTGCAGAATTTAAAATTTTAAATACAATAGATAAAACACTTACCTTACTTACTGCTCAATTTAAAGCAAATGAAATTATGGTTATTAAAGATATTGAAGATATTGAAACTATATCAATTGAAAATGAATTAATTCAAGTCCTAATTAATATATTTAATAACTCAAGAGATGCATTATTAAATACTAGTGAACAAAAAAGATATGTATTTATAAATGTATCTACAGATGAAAACAATGTAGTAATTAAAATAAAAGATAATGCAAAAGGTATTCCTTTAGACATAATTGATAGGGTATTTGAACCATACTTTACAACAAAACATAAATCAAAAGGTACAGGTATTGGTTTATATATGAGTGAAGAGATTGTAAGAGCACATTTAAATGGATCAATTGAAGTAAAAAATGAAACTTTTGAATATGAAGGAATTGAATATACAGGCGCTGAATTTACTATAAAGTTAGCAAATTTATCTAAAGATATATAG
- a CDS encoding YciI family protein: MQYLVIAYDYDGVLEKRMEARPAHVEATQKLMSEGKIESACAMIEEDAMVGSTVLTNFENEDELNEWLENEPYVKGGVWNMEEIQIVPIKIMPKA, from the coding sequence ATGCAATATTTAGTAATAGCATATGATTATGATGGAGTATTAGAAAAAAGAATGGAAGCAAGACCTGCACATGTTGAAGCTACTCAAAAGTTAATGAGTGAAGGAAAGATTGAAAGTGCTTGTGCAATGATTGAAGAAGATGCAATGGTTGGATCTACAGTGCTTACTAATTTTGAAAATGAAGATGAATTAAATGAGTGGTTAGAAAATGAGCCATATGTAAAAGGTGGTGTTTGGAATATGGAAGAGATTCAAATAGTACCAATTAAAATAATGCCAAAGGCTTAA
- the rpoC gene encoding DNA-directed RNA polymerase subunit beta', whose amino-acid sequence MSKTEKILQPIEIKELERPTDFSAFQLRLASPEKILSWSSGEVKKPETINYRTLKPERDGLFCAKIFGPVKDYECLCGKYKKMRYKGVVCEKCGVEVTSSKVRRHRMGHIDLVSPVAHIWMVSSLPTRIGTLLGVKLKDLERVLYYEAYIVSDAGDAYYDNEKTKKVLKYDILNEEQYRTISDLFEHTGFHANMGGQVVRDLLETMDLFELLAKLKEDMSATKSEAKRKTLIKRLKVVENFINSGNRPEWMMLTQLPVLPPDLRPLVSLDGGKFAVSDVNDLYRRVINRNNRLKRLTELDAPEIIIRNEMRMLQEAVDALFDNGKTANAVKGANKRPLKSLSEIIKGKQGRFRQNLLGKRVDFSGRSVIVVGPTLNMDQCGIPKKMALELFKPHLMAKLEEKGYATTLKSAKRLIESETNEVWECLNEIVDEYPILLNRAPTLHKLSIQAFHPVLIDGKAIRLHPLVCAAFNADFDGDQMAVHVPLSQEAVAEAKILMMSSMNILLPASGRAIAVPSQDMILGIYYLSLEKDGVKGEHKLFTGVDEASIALDMKQVDLHAKIRTQIDGKVIHTTVGRLIIHDILPDFVPVNLWNKILKKKDIGILVDYIYKHGGYEVTPKFLDNLKNLGFKYATSAGISISIDDINVPESKVGHVTKSKKEVIEVQKQFSQGLLTEQERYNKIIDIWTEVNNKLGSEMMNLVEADKDGFNSIYMMADSGARGSAAQIRQLAGMRGLMAKPDGTIIETPIISNFREGLNVLEYFISTHGARKGLADTALKTANAGYLTRKLIDVSQNVRITIEDCGTHEGIEITDITSGNELIEALEERITGRVIAEDIIDPISNEILFTEGTLITEEDAKVVAEAEVKAVTIRTPLTCKVEHGLCSKCYGLNLGEQRKATPGEAVGVVAAQSIGEPGTQLTLRTFHVGGTASATQTERELKADKEGFIRYYNIKKYTNSSGQSIVANRRNAGILLVEPKINAPFKGKVTVETLHEDTILTITNGKDKKEFYLRKNDVAKANELAGVSGKIEGKLYLPYKDGEEVEENESIVEMIKDGWNVPNRIPFASELRVEDGAPITSKITSGAKGFVKYYKLTGDYLERRDDIKSGDKVSDKGLFSVIVDGEGREALRHYIARGSIVELNDNVEVEKDSVIAVPENAEQVVIAEWDPYANPTIAEKAGTISFEDIIPGITVAEQFDELTGTSKLVVNEYIPSGYKPTVVLATENDEIIRYSLDPKTSLNISEGQKVQIADIIGKTPKATQKSKDITGGLPRVSELFEARRPKSIALLSSFDGIVSFGKPLRNKQRIIVTDEVGNKAEYLAEKSKQILVHEGEFVHAGEALTDGQTSPHDVLRILGDKALHYFIVSEVQQVYRSQGVNIADKHIEVITSQMLRQVSILDGGDTKFIIGDMISKKRFKIENERIIKLGGEPAIAEPLLLGITRAAVTSDSIISAASFQETTKVLTEAAISAKMDMLEDLKENVVIGRTIPVGTGLYKDQKIKFSEH is encoded by the coding sequence ATGAGTAAAACTGAAAAAATATTACAACCTATTGAAATTAAAGAATTAGAAAGACCGACAGACTTTTCGGCCTTTCAATTAAGACTTGCAAGTCCTGAAAAGATTCTTTCATGGTCATCTGGTGAAGTTAAAAAACCTGAAACTATTAACTATAGAACACTTAAACCTGAAAGAGATGGTTTATTTTGTGCTAAAATTTTTGGACCTGTAAAAGATTACGAATGTCTTTGTGGTAAATACAAAAAGATGAGATACAAAGGTGTTGTATGTGAAAAATGTGGTGTTGAAGTAACTTCTTCGAAAGTTAGACGTCACAGAATGGGTCATATTGACTTAGTTTCTCCTGTTGCACACATTTGGATGGTATCATCACTTCCAACTAGAATTGGTACTTTATTAGGTGTTAAATTAAAAGACTTAGAAAGAGTTTTATATTATGAAGCATACATCGTATCTGATGCTGGTGATGCTTACTATGATAATGAAAAAACTAAAAAAGTTTTAAAATATGATATTTTAAATGAAGAACAATATAGAACTATTTCTGATTTATTTGAACATACAGGTTTCCATGCAAATATGGGTGGACAAGTTGTAAGAGATTTATTAGAAACTATGGATCTTTTTGAATTACTTGCAAAACTTAAAGAAGATATGAGTGCTACTAAATCAGAAGCAAAAAGAAAAACTTTAATCAAAAGATTAAAAGTTGTAGAAAACTTTATTAACTCTGGTAATAGACCAGAATGGATGATGTTAACTCAACTTCCAGTTCTTCCACCTGATTTAAGACCTCTTGTATCACTTGATGGAGGAAAATTTGCTGTTTCAGATGTTAATGATTTATATAGAAGAGTTATCAACAGAAATAACAGACTTAAAAGATTAACAGAACTTGACGCACCTGAAATCATTATCAGAAATGAAATGAGAATGCTTCAAGAAGCAGTTGATGCTTTATTTGATAATGGTAAAACTGCAAATGCAGTTAAAGGTGCTAATAAAAGACCTTTAAAATCTTTATCTGAAATTATTAAAGGTAAGCAAGGTCGATTTAGACAAAACTTACTTGGAAAAAGAGTTGACTTCTCTGGTAGATCTGTAATTGTTGTTGGACCTACATTAAATATGGACCAATGTGGTATTCCTAAGAAAATGGCTTTAGAGTTATTTAAACCACACTTAATGGCTAAATTAGAAGAAAAAGGTTACGCAACTACTTTAAAATCTGCAAAAAGATTAATTGAGTCTGAGACTAATGAAGTTTGGGAATGTTTAAATGAAATTGTTGATGAATATCCTATTTTATTAAATAGAGCACCAACATTACATAAATTATCTATTCAAGCATTTCACCCTGTTTTAATTGATGGTAAAGCTATTAGATTACATCCATTAGTGTGTGCTGCATTTAATGCCGATTTTGATGGAGATCAAATGGCAGTTCACGTTCCATTATCACAAGAAGCAGTTGCGGAAGCAAAAATTCTTATGATGTCTTCTATGAATATTCTTTTACCTGCATCAGGTCGTGCAATTGCCGTACCTTCTCAGGATATGATTTTAGGGATTTACTACCTATCATTAGAAAAAGATGGTGTTAAAGGTGAGCATAAATTATTTACAGGTGTTGATGAAGCTTCAATTGCTTTAGATATGAAACAAGTAGATTTACATGCGAAAATTAGAACACAAATTGATGGAAAAGTTATTCACACTACTGTTGGTAGATTAATTATTCATGATATCTTACCTGATTTTGTTCCAGTTAATTTATGGAATAAAATTTTAAAGAAAAAAGATATTGGTATTTTAGTTGATTATATCTACAAACATGGTGGATATGAAGTAACTCCGAAGTTCTTAGATAATCTTAAAAACTTAGGTTTTAAATATGCTACAAGTGCTGGTATTTCAATTTCTATTGATGATATTAATGTACCTGAATCAAAAGTTGGTCACGTTACAAAATCTAAGAAAGAAGTTATTGAAGTTCAAAAACAATTCTCTCAAGGTTTATTAACTGAGCAAGAAAGATATAATAAGATTATTGATATCTGGACTGAAGTAAATAATAAACTTGGTTCAGAAATGATGAACTTAGTTGAAGCTGATAAAGATGGATTTAATTCTATTTATATGATGGCTGATTCAGGGGCTAGAGGTTCTGCTGCTCAAATTAGACAGCTAGCAGGTATGAGGGGTCTTATGGCTAAACCAGATGGGACTATTATTGAAACACCAATTATTTCAAACTTCCGTGAAGGTTTAAATGTACTTGAGTACTTTATTTCTACTCACGGTGCTAGAAAAGGACTTGCGGATACAGCCTTAAAAACTGCGAATGCTGGTTATTTAACAAGAAAATTAATTGATGTATCTCAAAATGTAAGAATTACAATTGAAGATTGTGGAACTCACGAAGGTATTGAAATTACTGATATTACTTCTGGTAATGAATTAATTGAAGCACTTGAAGAGAGAATTACTGGTAGAGTTATTGCTGAAGATATTATTGACCCAATTTCAAATGAAATTTTATTTACTGAGGGTACATTAATTACTGAAGAAGATGCAAAAGTTGTTGCTGAAGCTGAAGTAAAAGCTGTTACTATTAGAACTCCATTAACTTGTAAAGTTGAACATGGTTTATGTTCTAAATGTTATGGTCTTAACTTAGGTGAGCAAAGAAAAGCAACTCCAGGTGAAGCTGTTGGTGTTGTTGCTGCTCAATCTATTGGTGAGCCAGGAACACAACTTACACTTAGAACTTTCCACGTTGGGGGAACTGCAAGTGCAACTCAAACTGAAAGAGAATTAAAAGCTGATAAAGAAGGGTTCATTAGATATTACAATATCAAAAAGTACACTAATTCATCAGGTCAATCGATTGTTGCAAATAGAAGAAATGCAGGTATATTACTTGTTGAACCTAAAATTAATGCACCATTCAAAGGTAAAGTTACAGTTGAAACTTTACATGAAGATACAATCTTAACTATTACTAATGGTAAAGATAAAAAAGAATTCTACCTAAGAAAAAATGATGTTGCTAAAGCAAATGAATTAGCAGGTGTTTCTGGTAAAATTGAAGGTAAACTATACTTACCTTATAAAGATGGTGAAGAAGTAGAAGAAAACGAATCAATTGTTGAAATGATTAAAGATGGTTGGAATGTTCCAAACAGAATTCCTTTCGCATCTGAATTAAGAGTTGAAGATGGAGCACCAATTACATCTAAGATTACATCTGGAGCAAAAGGTTTCGTTAAATACTATAAATTAACTGGTGATTACTTAGAAAGAAGAGATGATATCAAATCTGGAGATAAAGTTAGTGATAAAGGTTTATTCTCTGTTATTGTTGATGGTGAAGGTAGAGAAGCTTTAAGACATTATATTGCAAGAGGTTCTATTGTTGAACTTAATGATAATGTTGAAGTTGAAAAAGATTCAGTTATTGCAGTTCCAGAAAATGCAGAGCAAGTTGTGATTGCAGAATGGGATCCATATGCGAATCCTACTATTGCTGAAAAAGCTGGTACAATTTCTTTTGAAGATATTATTCCAGGGATTACTGTTGCAGAACAATTTGATGAATTAACTGGTACTTCTAAGTTAGTTGTTAATGAGTATATTCCAAGTGGATATAAACCAACTGTTGTATTAGCAACTGAAAATGATGAAATTATTAGATATTCTTTAGATCCTAAAACATCTTTAAATATTTCTGAAGGTCAAAAAGTTCAAATTGCTGATATTATTGGTAAAACACCAAAAGCAACACAAAAATCAAAAGATATTACTGGTGGTCTTCCAAGAGTATCTGAGTTATTTGAAGCAAGACGACCAAAATCAATTGCTCTTTTATCTTCATTTGATGGTATTGTTTCTTTTGGTAAACCATTAAGAAATAAACAAAGAATTATTGTTACTGATGAAGTTGGTAATAAAGCAGAGTATTTAGCTGAGAAATCTAAGCAAATTCTAGTACATGAAGGTGAGTTTGTTCATGCTGGTGAAGCATTAACAGATGGTCAAACATCTCCTCATGATGTATTAAGAATCTTAGGTGATAAAGCTCTTCACTACTTTATTGTTTCTGAAGTACAACAAGTATATAGATCTCAAGGGGTAAATATTGCTGATAAACATATTGAGGTTATTACATCTCAAATGTTAAGACAAGTATCAATCCTTGATGGTGGTGATACTAAGTTTATTATTGGTGATATGATTTCTAAGAAAAGATTTAAAATTGAGAATGAAAGAATTATTAAATTAGGTGGAGAACCTGCTATTGCTGAACCTTTATTATTAGGTATTACAAGAGCTGCTGTTACATCTGATTCTATTATCTCAGCTGCATCTTTCCAAGAGACTACTAAAGTATTAACAGAAGCTGCAATTTCGGCTAAAATGGATATGTTAGAAGACTTAAAAGAAAATGTTGTTATTGGTAGAACTATTCCTGTTGGAACTGGTTTATATAAAGACCAAAAAATTAAATTTTCTGAACACTAA